Proteins encoded within one genomic window of Esox lucius isolate fEsoLuc1 chromosome 12, fEsoLuc1.pri, whole genome shotgun sequence:
- the prickle3 gene encoding prickle planar cell polarity protein 3 isoform X5: MMMKMVSDFQRHSISDDDSGCASEEYAWVPPGLKPEQVYQYFSCIPEDRVPYANSPGERYRIKQLLHQLPAHDSEPQYCNHLDEEEKKELRLFSQQRKRENLGRGMVRLFPVTMTGAICQQCGRQICGGDIAVFASRAGHGSCWHPQCFECASCGELLVDLIYFYQDGQIYCGRHHAERIKPRCQACDEIILADECTEAEGRHWHMKHFCCFECEAALGGQRYIMRESRPYCCSCYESFYAEYCDTCGEHIGIDQGQMTYEGQHWHAAESCFCCARCRLPLLGRPFLPRGGLIFCSRPCSLGEDPDNSDSCDSALQSRHPHTRRCETAEKAQKQQRCTAQPPPEGASNPFFQGQDYIHSTMGDRGVHISSTVLNEAPPTLNGHPNLRGSYSPLPHCQLANGWAPSWPVDQSLSSLHPGDSGKQPASSLECKGELNGHARHPVTSFSRGTSTAKDCGNWVERTSQGMQVFPPPRNFSLPPLLNTSSTVDPQPLPPSPPTKSQDVTSRPSLPQPDPSPPDLSPQPGRSGIPRVSFREPISCSYSVDEDEEEEEEEEDEDRRDGDEEHAEGEEEDGGFGCRLHMQKGIPPQMDLLDGSYQHRSLRRGWNRGRVPSHSTLHPGTETRFRHSRSDRPHLDALEWRGGRERTSLSSPGSLEPPSLSLQPAQDNKHEDSCSTCSSSSDSEEEGYFLGQPIPLPPQLTRRPRSVDGEREGEGDEDREGEKRMGLRNSLRRRRANSLGAKDKDKNCAIS; this comes from the exons atgatgatgaagatggttTCAGACTTTCAGAGACACTCCATCTCAGACGACGACTCTGGCTGTGCCTCCGAGGAGTACGCCTGGGTCCCGCCCGGACTGAAACCTGAACAG GTGTATCAGTATTTCAGCTGTATCCCGGAGGACAGAGTGCCTTATGCTAACAGCCCAGGGGAGAGGTATCGCATCAAACAGCTCCTCCACCAGCTTCCAGCCCACGACAGTGAG CCTCAATACTGTAACCACCTGgacgaggaggagaagaaggagctGCGTCTCTTCAGTCagcagaggaagagggagaaccTGGGCAGAGGCATGGTCAGACTGTTCCCTGTCACCATGACTGGAGCCATCTGCCAACAG TGTGGCAGACAGATCTGTGGCGGAGACATAGCGGTGTTTGCCAGCCGGGCAGGTCACGGCAGCTGCTGGCACCCTCAGTGTTTTGAGTGTGCTTCCTGTGGCGAGCTGCTGGTGGACCTCATCTACTTCTACCAGGACGGACAGATTTACTGTGGCAGGCACCACGCTGAGAGGATCAAACCTCGCTGCCAGGCCTGTGATGAG ATCATTCTGGCGGATGAGTGTACAGAGGCGGAGGGCCGTCACTGGCACATGAAGCACTTCTGCTGTTTTGAGTGTGAGGCGGCGTTGGGGGGGCAGCGCTACATCATGAGGGAGAGCCGGCCCTACTGCTGCTCCTGCTATGAGTCCTTCTACGCTGAGTACTGTGACACCTGTGGGGAGCACATAG GTATAGACCAGGGGCAGATGACCTATGAAGGCCAGCACTGGCACGCTGCCGAGTCCTGCTTCTGCTGTGCCCGCTGTCGGCTCCCCCTGCTGGGGCGTCCCTTCCTCCCGCGCGGGGGCCTCATCTTCTGCTCCAGGCCCTGCTCCCTGGGGGAGGACCCAGATAACTCGGACTCGTGTGACTCAGCTCTCCAGAGCCGGCATCCGCACACAAGACGTTGTGAGACAGCTGAGAAGGCCCAGAAGCAGCAGCGCTGCACCGCACAGCCGCCACCAGAGGGAGCCAGCAACCCTTTTTTTCAGGGACAAGACTACATTCACTCTACAATGGGAGATAGAG GTGTTCACATCTCTTCTACTGTTCTAAATGAAGCTCCCCCAACACTCAACGGTCATCCTAACCTCAGAGGGTCCTACTCTCCGCTTCCCCACTGTCAGTTAGCCAATGGTTGGGCACCTTCTTGGCCTGTCGACCAGTCACTCAGTAGTTTACACCCCGGAGACTCCGGCAAGCAGCCGGCCAGTAGTCTGGAGTGTAAAGGAGAGCTCAACGGCCATGCTAGACATCCTGTCACTAGTTTCAGTAGAGGAACGTCTACTGCAAAAGACTGTGGGAACTGGGTGGAGAGGACTAGTCAAGGTATGCAAG TGTTTCCTCCCCCGAGGAACTTCTCGTTGCCTCCATTACTAAACACCTCCAGTACTGTTGACCctcagcccctccctccctctccccccaccAAATCCCAGGATGTGACCAGCAGGCCGAGCCTGCCCCAACCAGATCCCAGCCCCCCTGACCTTAGCCCCCAGCCAGGCCGGAGCGGGATACCCAGGGTCAGCTTCCGAGAGCCAATCAGTTGCAGCTACTCtgtggatgaagatgaggaggaggaggaagaggaggaggatgaagataGACGAGATGGGGATGAAGAACAtgcagagggggaggaagaagatggaggTTTTGGATGCAGGTTACATATGCAAAAGGGCATTCCACCTCAAATGGACCTGCTGG ATGGTTCCTACCAACATCGCAGTTTACGGCGCGGGTGGAACCGTGGCCGTGTGCCCTCCCACTCTACTCTCCACCCTGGCACAGAGACACGCTTTCGTCACTCTCGTTCTGACCGGCCCCATCTGGACGCTCTagaatggagaggagggagggagaggacgtCCCTCTCGTCCCCAGGCAGCTTAGAGCCACCGTCACTCAGCCTCCAGCCGGCACAGGACAATAAACACGAGGACTCCTGCTCCAcatgctcctcctcctcagacTCTGAGGAGGAGGGTTACTTCCTGGGACAGCCCATTCCCCTCCCACCCCAGCTAACCCGAAGGCCAAGGTCTGTGGATGGAGAGCGGGAGGGCGAGGGGGATGAAGACCGAGAAGGAGAGAAGCGCATGGGGTTGAGAAACAGCCTGAGAAGAAGGAGGGCAAATAGCCTTGGTGCAAAGGACAAAGACAAAAACTGTGCCATCTCCTAA